In the genome of Rhodoferax sp. BAB1, one region contains:
- a CDS encoding EAL domain-containing protein — translation MRFDRRIGPVPYLLGLVAVVVSVAGGVYLSYWQSLRGLEQRADAIAGEVLARTEAISAQYRQAFQPLLAQADPQPCSAANIERMQRQAVGARTLRGIGYVQGDRLLCSSYGHHGEGIALGPPTYVSRLGSRIRTAVSLPFAGSEIYVMVAPQDSGYSFFFLPGEALDLVSHDERIDIGIFGSSSQQSMLSRGAGEIPPAWFARSFGKNGTLRFHDAGRLVVMKRSARFDYTSYAAIPMTQMHRDWRQNAMILLPLALIAGLAIAALFVVNAMRRQSMPNQLRLALRRNELFLHYQPVVDLQSGRWVGAEALLRWRRANGTLVSPEIFISVAERNELIGQVTSKVMELFVRDAAELLRQHADFDISLNFSSADLSGPAAVAELQSRLQGGGIRARQVIVEITERALVQPDEVRAQIRALRDMGVGIAIDDFGTGYSGLSYLSRLELDYLKIDKAFVDTIGTDAATKNVVDHIIEIARSLGLVMVAEGVETQAQADYLRQRGVQYAQGWLYARALPMEQLGLTLAQQRQGASA, via the coding sequence GTGAGGTTTGACCGCAGGATAGGTCCCGTTCCCTACCTGCTCGGTCTGGTCGCCGTCGTGGTTTCAGTGGCGGGCGGGGTGTACCTCAGTTACTGGCAGAGTCTGCGGGGCCTGGAACAGCGGGCCGATGCCATTGCCGGCGAAGTCCTGGCGCGCACCGAGGCCATCAGCGCCCAGTACCGGCAGGCGTTCCAGCCCCTGCTGGCGCAGGCCGACCCCCAGCCCTGTTCCGCGGCCAATATCGAGCGGATGCAACGCCAGGCCGTGGGAGCCCGGACCCTGCGGGGCATCGGTTATGTCCAGGGGGATCGCCTGCTGTGCTCGTCCTACGGGCACCACGGCGAGGGCATCGCGCTGGGGCCGCCTACCTATGTGAGCCGCTTGGGTTCCAGGATCCGGACCGCCGTTTCCCTGCCTTTTGCCGGCAGCGAAATCTATGTCATGGTGGCCCCGCAGGACAGTGGCTACAGCTTCTTCTTTCTGCCGGGAGAAGCCCTGGATCTGGTCAGCCACGACGAACGCATCGACATCGGCATTTTCGGCAGTTCCAGCCAGCAGTCCATGCTGAGCCGTGGTGCCGGAGAGATCCCGCCGGCGTGGTTCGCCAGGTCTTTCGGGAAAAACGGCACCCTGCGCTTCCATGATGCCGGCCGGCTGGTGGTCATGAAACGCTCCGCCCGTTTTGACTACACATCCTATGCCGCCATTCCCATGACGCAGATGCACCGGGACTGGCGGCAGAACGCCATGATCCTGCTGCCCCTGGCCCTGATCGCCGGCCTGGCCATTGCGGCCCTGTTCGTGGTGAATGCCATGCGCCGCCAGTCCATGCCCAACCAGTTGCGGCTGGCCTTGCGCCGCAACGAGCTGTTCCTGCACTACCAGCCGGTGGTGGACCTGCAGTCCGGCCGCTGGGTCGGAGCCGAGGCGCTGCTGCGCTGGCGCCGCGCCAACGGCACGCTGGTGAGCCCCGAGATATTTATTTCCGTTGCCGAGCGCAACGAGCTGATCGGGCAGGTGACCTCGAAAGTCATGGAACTCTTTGTGCGTGATGCGGCCGAGCTGCTGAGACAGCATGCCGATTTCGACATCAGCCTCAACTTTTCTTCCGCCGACCTGTCCGGTCCGGCCGCCGTGGCCGAACTCCAGTCCAGGCTGCAAGGGGGCGGTATCCGGGCCCGGCAGGTCATCGTCGAGATCACAGAGCGTGCGCTCGTGCAGCCGGATGAGGTGCGGGCGCAGATCCGCGCCCTGCGCGACATGGGGGTTGGCATCGCCATCGACGATTTCGGCACCGGTTACTCGGGGTTGTCCTATCTGAGCCGGCTGGAGCTGGACTACCTGAAGATCGACAAGGCCTTTGTCGACACCATAGGCACCGATGCAGCAACGAAAAACGTGGTGGACCACATCATCGAGATCGCCCGCTCCCTGGGGCTGGTGATGGTGGCCGAAGGCGTGGAAACGCAGGCCCAGGCCGACTATCTGCGCCAGCGCGGCGTGCAGTATGCGCAAGGCTGGCTCTATGCCCGTGCCCTGCCCATGGAGCAGCTCGGTCTGACGCTGGCGCAGCAGCGACAGGGCGCGTCAGCTTGA
- a CDS encoding chemotaxis protein CheW: MNTAVREQASPGASAVTPGNGEYLSFRLGGEEYGINILKVQEIRGYEASTRMVNAPPYVLGVLNLRGVIVPILDMRIRFGMADVVYDSQTVTIVLNIGDRVVGMVVDAVSDVVALKGEDIKPAPEFSGAVSTAQVIGIATVVQGDAQRMLILLDIEKLMSSADMGLMPERSE, from the coding sequence ATGAACACCGCAGTCAGAGAACAGGCCTCACCAGGCGCAAGCGCCGTGACGCCGGGCAACGGGGAATACCTGAGCTTCCGCCTCGGGGGCGAGGAATACGGCATCAACATCCTCAAGGTGCAGGAGATCCGGGGCTACGAGGCCTCCACCCGCATGGTCAACGCGCCGCCCTATGTGCTGGGCGTGCTCAACCTGCGCGGTGTCATCGTGCCCATCCTGGACATGCGCATCCGCTTCGGCATGGCCGATGTGGTGTACGACAGCCAGACCGTGACCATCGTGCTCAACATCGGCGACCGGGTGGTGGGCATGGTGGTGGACGCCGTGTCGGACGTGGTGGCGCTCAAGGGCGAAGACATCAAGCCCGCGCCCGAATTCAGCGGCGCCGTATCGACGGCGCAGGTGATCGGCATCGCGACGGTGGTGCAGGGCGATGCCCAGCGCATGCTGATCCTGCTGGACATCGAGAAACTCATGAGCAGCGCCGACATGGGGCTCATGCCGGAACGGTCTGAATAA
- a CDS encoding methyl-accepting chemotaxis protein codes for MNNLKISTRLIALIGILSVLLIVIGGIGLYGINSSNAGLKTVYEDRTVPMGQLGEMQEKLLENRLNAAFIVLNPTPQEIAAKDKEIADNTATINKIWDAYMATAMTADEARIAKKLAEERAQYNATGLTPFLNAVRSGDLEKARQLNQTTIRTEYNDVRKSIGELLELQLTEAKNEYEAGVARYKGILTLSVVAIVAGVTFAFIFGLMLVRGISRSLQNAVDVSEAVAQGDLTRRVDATGKDEVAKVLQALAAMQHNLAQIVGRVRQGSESVSTASSEIAQGNTDLSARTESQASALEETAASMEELSSTVKQNADNARQANQLAQSASTVAVQGGEVVAQVVDTMKGINDSSKKIADIISVIDGIAFQTNILALNAAVEAARAGEQGRGFAVVAAEVRNLASRSAEAAKEIKTLITDSVERVGQGTTLVDQAGATMSEVVSSIRRVTDIMGEISAASTEQSQGVAQIGEAVTQMDQATQQNAALVEEMAAAASSLRGQAQDLVQAVAVFKLAEGQPVAPTVSHHAPVMAPRAAAPAPRPAARPAAGKPAALSAPAAAAPASKASGSDAGDWESF; via the coding sequence ATGAACAACCTCAAGATATCCACGCGCCTGATCGCACTCATCGGCATCCTGTCGGTCTTGCTGATCGTGATCGGCGGCATCGGCCTGTACGGCATCAATTCCTCCAACGCGGGACTGAAGACGGTCTACGAGGACCGCACCGTGCCCATGGGGCAGCTCGGCGAAATGCAGGAAAAACTGCTGGAAAACCGCCTGAACGCAGCCTTCATCGTGCTGAACCCGACGCCGCAGGAAATTGCGGCCAAGGACAAGGAAATCGCCGACAACACGGCCACCATCAACAAGATCTGGGATGCCTACATGGCCACCGCGATGACGGCCGATGAGGCCCGGATCGCCAAGAAGCTGGCCGAAGAGCGGGCGCAATACAACGCCACGGGACTGACCCCGTTCCTGAACGCCGTGCGTTCCGGCGATCTGGAGAAGGCACGCCAGCTCAACCAGACGACGATCCGCACCGAGTACAACGATGTGCGCAAGTCCATCGGCGAGTTGCTGGAGCTGCAGCTCACAGAAGCCAAAAATGAATACGAGGCCGGTGTGGCGCGCTACAAGGGCATCCTGACCCTCTCCGTCGTGGCCATCGTGGCTGGCGTGACCTTTGCGTTCATCTTCGGCCTGATGCTGGTGCGCGGCATCTCGCGCTCGCTGCAGAACGCGGTCGATGTCTCCGAAGCCGTGGCCCAGGGTGACCTGACCCGCCGGGTCGACGCGACCGGCAAGGACGAGGTGGCCAAGGTGCTGCAGGCGCTGGCCGCCATGCAGCACAACCTGGCACAGATTGTTGGCAGGGTGCGCCAGGGTTCGGAATCCGTTTCCACCGCCAGTTCCGAGATTGCCCAGGGCAATACCGACCTGAGTGCGCGCACCGAAAGCCAGGCCAGCGCGCTGGAGGAAACCGCGGCATCGATGGAAGAACTCTCTTCCACCGTGAAGCAGAACGCCGACAACGCCCGCCAGGCCAACCAGCTGGCGCAAAGCGCCAGCACGGTGGCCGTGCAGGGCGGCGAAGTGGTGGCCCAGGTGGTGGACACCATGAAGGGCATCAATGATTCGAGCAAGAAGATTGCCGACATCATCAGCGTGATCGACGGCATCGCCTTCCAGACCAACATCCTGGCGCTGAACGCAGCCGTGGAAGCCGCGCGGGCTGGCGAACAGGGCCGCGGGTTTGCCGTGGTGGCGGCCGAAGTGCGCAACCTGGCCAGCCGCAGCGCGGAAGCGGCCAAGGAGATCAAGACGCTGATCACCGACAGCGTGGAGCGGGTAGGCCAGGGCACGACCCTGGTGGACCAGGCCGGCGCCACCATGAGCGAGGTGGTGAGCAGCATCCGCCGCGTGACCGACATCATGGGTGAGATCAGCGCGGCCAGCACCGAGCAGAGCCAGGGCGTGGCGCAGATCGGCGAGGCCGTGACGCAGATGGACCAGGCCACGCAGCAGAACGCGGCGCTGGTGGAAGAGATGGCGGCGGCGGCCAGCAGCCTGCGCGGCCAGGCGCAGGACTTGGTGCAGGCCGTGGCCGTGTTCAAGCTCGCCGAGGGGCAGCCCGTGGCCCCGACGGTCAGCCACCATGCTCCGGTGATGGCGCCACGTGCGGCTGCGCCCGCCCCCCGGCCGGCGGCCCGCCCCGCCGCCGGCAAGCCGGCGGCCCTGTCGGCCCCGGCCGCTGCAGCCCCGGCTTCCAAGGCCAGCGGTAGCGATGCCGGTGACTGGGAAAGCTTCTGA
- a CDS encoding EAL domain-containing protein, whose amino-acid sequence MGSEPLIEKSRRLALTVSVAALLALVAVLALPGFSLFAHGSPGMLVTHLLLEMFSVVVSVLVVVIAWHAFSREDRRIASTLIYAFTVVAGVDIIHALSYEGMPALGSPSSTGKAIFFWFMGRGFELLAVWLVALQVRLPGQRWHWQLAGGLTIVALFAIGTWRLDWFPQTFVPGQGVTPFKAYIEWVLCAGNLLAAGYFWHMAQREGGGPRHYYFAAACFVMGLGELTFTSYVDTSDFLVIFGHVFKVVSYALIYAATFRLGMREPYELLQRSEQELRSKQSELDAVLRQVPAGVARLDREGRYRYVNQQMAQMLGLPVEQVVGRSFEEVVAPERRAEVSYRWARAITGQMTSYEGQMRTEQGKALYSSVSIAPEHGPDGQIIGAMAVAIDTTDLQQLQRQLMDSMHEVADLKTALDAHAIVAITDARGVITSVNDRFCQISQYGREELIGQTHRLINSGHHPASFFHELWRTISGGKVWSGEVCNRAKDGSLYWVQTTIVPYMGENGRPQRYVAIRADITERKRVELQVEQMAYQDALTGLPNRRLLMDRLQQGLVASARSGQFGALLFMDLDHFKDINDTLGHEQGDELLKLVAQRLREGVRQSDTVARLGGDEFVVLLSDLGTGEVEATTQAGLLGEEMLRILSQPYPLARAEVNSTPSIGVVMYQGQGQRAEELLKQADIALYQAKDAGRATLCFFDPAIQSAFQKRMAMEADLRLALTQGQFQIFYQPIMNGQRQTVAVEALLRWRHPLRGMVSPGDFIPLAEKTGLIVPIGQWVIEQACAQLASWRGDPQHRAWQIAVNVSARQFRQPDFVPQVIAAMDRCQILPGQLELEVTESSLQDNLQDTVQKMKLLRNRGVRFAIDDFGTGYSSLSYLKELPIHVLKIDRSFVSHVDTSDDDVAIAKTILSLAAHLGLDVVAEGVETESQFVTLNAYGCHLFQGYLLGWPVPVDELCRQSVLQATVP is encoded by the coding sequence ATGGGTAGTGAGCCCCTGATCGAGAAAAGCCGCCGCCTGGCCCTGACGGTCAGCGTGGCGGCCTTGCTGGCGCTGGTGGCTGTGCTGGCCCTGCCCGGCTTCAGCCTGTTTGCGCACGGCAGCCCGGGCATGCTGGTGACGCATCTGTTGCTGGAAATGTTTTCGGTGGTGGTCTCGGTGCTGGTGGTGGTGATCGCCTGGCACGCCTTTTCCAGAGAGGACCGGCGCATCGCCAGTACCCTGATCTACGCCTTCACGGTGGTGGCCGGCGTGGACATCATCCACGCCCTCAGCTACGAGGGCATGCCAGCTTTGGGCAGCCCCAGCAGTACGGGCAAGGCCATCTTTTTCTGGTTCATGGGCCGGGGCTTCGAGCTGCTGGCGGTCTGGCTGGTGGCCCTGCAGGTGCGCCTGCCCGGCCAACGCTGGCACTGGCAACTGGCCGGGGGGCTGACCATTGTCGCGCTGTTTGCCATCGGCACCTGGCGGCTGGACTGGTTTCCCCAGACCTTCGTTCCCGGCCAGGGGGTGACGCCTTTCAAGGCCTATATCGAATGGGTGTTGTGTGCGGGCAATCTGCTGGCCGCCGGGTATTTCTGGCACATGGCGCAGCGCGAAGGCGGCGGCCCGCGCCACTACTATTTTGCCGCGGCCTGTTTCGTGATGGGCCTGGGTGAACTGACCTTCACCTCCTATGTCGACACCAGCGATTTCCTGGTGATCTTCGGCCATGTGTTCAAGGTGGTCTCCTATGCGCTGATCTATGCGGCCACCTTCAGGCTGGGCATGCGCGAGCCCTATGAACTGCTGCAGCGCTCGGAGCAGGAACTGCGCAGCAAGCAGTCCGAACTGGATGCCGTGCTGCGGCAGGTGCCGGCCGGGGTGGCGCGGCTGGACCGCGAAGGCCGCTACCGCTATGTCAACCAGCAGATGGCGCAGATGCTGGGCTTGCCGGTGGAGCAGGTCGTGGGGCGCTCGTTCGAGGAGGTGGTGGCGCCCGAGCGCCGCGCCGAGGTGAGCTACCGCTGGGCCCGGGCCATCACGGGACAGATGACGTCCTACGAAGGGCAGATGCGGACCGAGCAGGGCAAAGCGCTCTACAGCTCGGTCTCGATCGCGCCGGAGCACGGACCGGACGGCCAGATCATCGGAGCCATGGCCGTGGCCATCGACACCACCGATCTGCAGCAGTTGCAGAGGCAGCTCATGGACTCCATGCACGAGGTGGCCGACCTGAAGACCGCGCTGGATGCGCACGCCATCGTGGCCATCACGGACGCGCGCGGTGTCATCACCAGCGTCAACGACCGTTTCTGCCAGATCTCCCAGTATGGCCGCGAAGAGCTGATCGGCCAGACGCACCGCCTGATCAATTCCGGCCACCATCCCGCCTCCTTCTTCCACGAACTCTGGCGCACGATTTCCGGGGGCAAGGTCTGGAGCGGCGAGGTCTGCAACCGCGCCAAGGACGGCTCTCTCTACTGGGTGCAGACCACCATCGTGCCCTACATGGGCGAGAACGGCCGGCCGCAACGTTACGTGGCCATCCGCGCCGATATCACGGAGCGCAAGCGGGTTGAGTTGCAGGTAGAGCAGATGGCCTACCAGGACGCGCTGACCGGCCTGCCCAACCGGCGCCTGCTGATGGACCGCCTGCAGCAGGGCCTGGTGGCTTCGGCGCGCAGTGGCCAGTTTGGCGCACTGCTCTTCATGGACCTGGACCATTTCAAGGACATCAACGACACCCTGGGGCACGAGCAGGGTGATGAACTGCTCAAACTGGTGGCGCAGCGTCTGCGCGAGGGCGTGCGCCAGAGTGACACCGTGGCCCGCCTGGGCGGGGATGAATTCGTGGTGCTGCTGTCCGATCTGGGCACTGGCGAGGTGGAGGCCACCACGCAGGCCGGCCTGCTGGGGGAGGAAATGCTGCGCATTCTCAGCCAGCCCTACCCGCTGGCGCGGGCCGAGGTGAACAGCACCCCCAGCATCGGCGTGGTGATGTACCAGGGCCAGGGCCAGCGGGCCGAGGAACTGCTCAAGCAGGCCGACATCGCGCTGTACCAGGCCAAGGATGCGGGCCGGGCGACCCTGTGTTTCTTCGATCCGGCCATCCAGAGCGCCTTCCAGAAACGCATGGCCATGGAAGCCGATCTGCGCCTGGCCCTGACGCAGGGACAGTTCCAGATCTTCTACCAGCCCATCATGAACGGCCAACGCCAGACGGTGGCGGTGGAGGCCCTGCTGCGCTGGCGCCATCCCCTACGCGGCATGGTCTCGCCTGGTGACTTCATTCCGCTGGCGGAAAAAACCGGCCTGATCGTGCCCATCGGCCAGTGGGTGATCGAGCAGGCGTGCGCGCAGCTGGCCAGCTGGCGGGGGGACCCGCAACACAGGGCCTGGCAGATTGCCGTCAACGTGAGCGCCCGCCAGTTCCGTCAGCCGGATTTCGTGCCCCAGGTCATCGCCGCCATGGACCGCTGCCAGATCCTGCCCGGCCAACTGGAACTGGAGGTCACCGAGAGCTCGCTGCAGGACAACCTGCAGGACACGGTGCAGAAGATGAAGCTGCTGCGCAACCGCGGCGTGCGTTTTGCCATTGACGACTTCGGCACCGGTTATTCCTCGCTGTCCTACCTCAAGGAACTGCCCATCCACGTGCTGAAGATTGACCGGTCCTTTGTCAGCCACGTCGACACCAGCGATGACGATGTGGCCATCGCCAAGACCATCCTCTCCCTGGCCGCCCACCTTGGGCTGGACGTGGTGGCCGAGGGCGTGGAGACCGAGTCGCAATTCGTCACGTTGAACGCTTATGGTTGCCACCTCTTCCAGGGTTACCTGCTGGGTTGGCCGGTGCCCGTGGATGAACTGTGCCGCCAGTCCGTGCTGCAGGCGACCGTGCCATGA